The following are encoded together in the Bradyrhizobium sp. CCGUVB1N3 genome:
- a CDS encoding methyl-accepting chemotaxis protein, producing MRELGKGRLAGRLHVGLRTQILLLGVAGVVVVGAIYLAGRQIEDRSQRVADRFAKLESLTARLSEGLLQGRETATEFLQKPTDKKVAAHEETIKSAAVRLAEIEELAGSLPEGDELRKALTFRAVIGNYTTRFSNVVAAQKLVGFNENDGLQGRLRAAVHSVESKLKTFDQPRLAVLMLMMRRHEKDFMLRGDEKYGDDLTKRVGEFLAELPKSDLPTEAKAEISKLIDTYKISFLAFMAGQSTLAEEAADLAQIYDRLRPNLDAVRNASDKRLEAVRDDLATVQRYVVWSICIAVAVMMIVALLFGRRLTAPLVRMVDVMEGLAQGHLERTVERIDRRDEIGKISATLSVFHRKLLENRQLADERESAKEQAEAQRKQTMLEIADGFETAVGRIVTAVTTASSEIELAANGMTKTAEATHELSASVAAASGQSSASVESAAAACEQMVSSVSEVGRRVVESQKVALTAVEQADRTNLQINELSKSAARIGEVIQLISAVAEQTNLLALNATIEAARAGEAGKGFAVVAAEVKALAGQTAKATEEIARQVTQIRSATEQSVGAIKEIGGTIQSIAEMSSSIATAVEEQGSAAQQIARDVQQAALGAVQVSSNVAEVSRGASDTGSAAAQVHGAASALLGESNRLGREVEQFLVTVRAS from the coding sequence ATGAGGGAGCTAGGCAAGGGCCGGCTGGCGGGACGGCTTCACGTTGGCCTGCGCACGCAAATCCTTCTGCTTGGGGTCGCCGGCGTCGTCGTGGTGGGCGCAATCTATCTGGCCGGGCGCCAGATCGAAGATCGTAGCCAACGGGTCGCCGATCGCTTTGCAAAGCTTGAGTCCCTGACGGCGCGGCTATCCGAAGGCCTGCTGCAGGGCCGCGAAACCGCGACCGAATTTCTGCAGAAGCCGACTGACAAGAAGGTAGCCGCGCACGAGGAGACCATCAAGTCCGCCGCCGTCCGTCTTGCCGAAATCGAGGAGCTTGCCGGCTCGCTTCCAGAAGGCGATGAACTGCGCAAGGCGCTGACCTTCCGTGCGGTCATCGGCAACTACACCACGCGCTTCTCCAACGTGGTCGCGGCGCAGAAGCTTGTTGGCTTCAACGAAAACGACGGCCTGCAGGGCAGGCTCCGTGCGGCCGTGCATTCGGTCGAGAGCAAGCTCAAGACCTTCGATCAGCCGCGGCTTGCCGTGCTGATGCTCATGATGCGGCGGCATGAGAAGGATTTCATGCTGCGCGGCGACGAAAAATACGGCGATGATTTGACCAAGCGCGTGGGCGAATTCCTCGCCGAGCTCCCGAAGTCCGATCTGCCCACGGAGGCCAAGGCCGAGATATCCAAGCTCATAGATACCTACAAGATCAGCTTCCTCGCTTTCATGGCCGGACAAAGCACGCTCGCGGAGGAGGCCGCCGATCTCGCGCAGATCTACGACCGGCTGCGGCCCAACCTGGATGCCGTGCGAAACGCGTCCGATAAGCGGCTTGAAGCGGTCAGGGACGATCTGGCAACCGTGCAGCGCTACGTGGTCTGGTCCATCTGCATCGCGGTCGCCGTCATGATGATTGTGGCTCTCCTGTTCGGCCGACGCTTGACGGCGCCGTTGGTCCGGATGGTGGACGTGATGGAGGGCCTTGCGCAGGGACATCTCGAACGCACGGTCGAACGGATCGATCGCCGCGACGAAATCGGCAAGATCTCGGCCACCCTGTCGGTGTTCCATCGCAAGCTGCTGGAGAACAGGCAGCTGGCCGATGAGCGCGAGAGTGCCAAGGAGCAGGCCGAAGCGCAGCGCAAGCAAACCATGCTTGAGATCGCGGACGGCTTTGAGACGGCTGTCGGCAGGATCGTAACCGCGGTCACCACGGCGTCATCCGAAATCGAGCTGGCGGCCAACGGGATGACCAAGACCGCGGAGGCCACGCACGAGCTGTCGGCTTCGGTGGCGGCAGCCTCGGGACAGTCGTCGGCCAGTGTGGAGTCCGCGGCGGCAGCCTGCGAGCAGATGGTCTCCTCGGTAAGCGAGGTTGGCCGACGGGTCGTCGAATCGCAGAAGGTTGCGCTCACCGCGGTCGAGCAGGCCGATCGCACCAATCTGCAGATCAACGAGCTGTCCAAGTCGGCCGCCCGCATCGGAGAGGTTATCCAGCTCATCTCCGCCGTAGCCGAGCAAACCAACCTGCTTGCCTTGAACGCGACGATCGAGGCGGCGCGCGCGGGCGAAGCGGGCAAGGGGTTTGCGGTTGTTGCGGCCGAGGTCAAGGCGCTGGCGGGACAAACCGCCAAGGCGACCGAAGAAATCGCGCGCCAGGTGACTCAGATCCGATCGGCGACCGAGCAGTCGGTCGGAGCCATCAAGGAGATCGGCGGCACCATCCAGTCGATTGCGGAAATGTCTTCGTCGATCGCCACGGCCGTCGAGGAACAAGGATCCGCCGCGCAGCAGATTGCCCGCGATGTGCAGCAGGCCGCCCTGGGCGCAGTCCAGGTCTCGAGCAATGTCGCGGAGGTCAGTCGGGGCGCATCCGATACGGGCTCAGCAGCCGCGCAGGTTCACGGCGCCGCGTCAGCGCTGCTCGGGGAAAGCAATCGGTTGGGTCGCGAGGTCGAGCAGTTCCTTGTGACGGTGCGGGCCTCCTGA